Part of the Jatrophihabitans sp. GAS493 genome, GGGCATCCGGGCGGTGGCGCTGTGCCACTGCGGCTGGTCGGTGGCCAGCGCCGGCTCCATCGCATCGAGGATGACCGAGCGCCAGTCCGCCCCGATCTCCGGGGTCTGTGGATCGACGACCCGCAGGTCCACCGCGCGAAGGTCCCGGTAGCCGGGATCGCGCGAGCCGAACTCGCGCTGGCCGGGCTCATGTTGGGTCAGCGCTCGGCCGATGAGATCCTCGGGCTCGACGTGTAGCAGATTCAGCATTGCGGCGTTGGCCCACACCACGCAGGGCGAGGCGCTGTTGGTGACGGCGACGGCGAGCTGGGGGGAGGCCGACTCCGCCGCGGCGACGCGCAGCAGTTCGAGCATGCGCTTACTCACTGGGGCGGCGGGCGCGTCAGCGGCAAGCGCTTCAATCCCCGATACCGGGAACGTCATTCCGGTCATGCCCTTCCATCGGCAGGATCCGGGAGATGCTGAGAGGAATCGCGTTAGAGGTTCCCCCAGACTTTCTGAACTGCCGGCGGCCGCTACTGCCCGCTCCCCGACCGGGCGGCGCAGCTGGCTGCGCGTTCACGCAGCATCGCCTGCTCACGGGTGTTGCGGGTCTGAGTGGCAGCGAGGGAGAAGGCCTGGCCGGCCTCCTCGAAGCGACCCAGCCGGGCCAGTAGGTCGCCCCGCACGCTCGGCAGTAGGTGGTATCCGTTCAAGCCCGCGGTGGCCACCAGTTGGTCGACGATCTGCAGGGCGTGGCCGGGGTCGCCGCTCATCCCGACCGCCACCGCGCGGTTCAGCTCGACCACCGGCGACGGGGTGAGCGCACCGAGCTGCTCGTAGAGCGTGACGATGCGCAGCCAGTCCGTCTCCTCGGCCCGGTGGGCGCGGGCGTGGCAGGCGGCGAGCTCGGCCTGCAGCAGGTACGGGCCGGCACCCCGCCCCAGCGCCTGCGCCCGGGCGATCGCCGCGAACCCCCGTCTGATCAGCAGCTGGTCCCAGAGTCTCCGGTTCTGCTCCAGGAGCAGGATGGGCGTGCCATCCTCCGCCGTCCGCGCGGCGGTGCGCGACGCCTGGATCTCCATCAGGGCGACCAGACCATGCACCTCCGACTCGGCGGGCGCCAGGCCGGCCAGGATCCGGCCGAGCCGCAGCGCCTCGGCGCAGAGCGTCGGGCGCATCCAGTCGTCACCGGCGGTGGCCGAGTACCCCTCGTTGAAGATCAGGTAGATGACCTCGAGCACCGAGGCGAGGCGCTCCGGTCGTTCGGACGGACTGGGCACCTCGAACGGCACCTCCGCCTTGGCCAGGGTTCGCTTGGCCCGCACGATCCGCTGGGCGACGGTGGCTTCGCTGAGCAGGAAGGCCCGGGCGATCTCCTCGGTCGAGAGGCCGCCGAGGACCCGCAGGGTCAGTGCGACCCGGGCGGTCGCGGCGAGCACGGGGTGGCAGCAGGTGAAGATGAGGCGGAGCAGATCGTCGTCGAGTTCGTCGTCCAGTCGATCGGCGACTTCATCGTCGAAGCCCGCGTCCAGACCCGGCTGGATCGAGGTCTCCAGCTGGTGGGCCAGCTCAGCCTGCTTGCGCCCCAATCGCTCATTGCGCCGGAAGGTGTCGATCCCGCGCCGCTTGGCGGTGGTCATCAGCCAGGCCCCGGGATTATTCGGAACGCCGTCCGACGGCCACGGCTCCAGCGCCGCGACCAGGGCGTCCTGGGCCAGATCCTCAGCCAGACCCACATCGCCGGTCATCCGGGCCAGTCCACCGATCAGTCGCGGCGATTCGATGCGCCAGACTGCTTCGATGGCACCGTGGGTAGCGCCGCTGGTCATCGCCCCAGCCTAGATCCGCCGCCTCCACCTCCGCCTCCACCTCCACCGCCACTTCCACTTGCAGCTTGGCGGCCGCGCACCCCGGGCCTGGCCGGTCACCGGCGGGAAACCGGCCAGAACCAAAGAGTGTCAGCTGGAGTTGGCGGCCGAGCGCTGGCGCAGCTGCTCCTCCTGTTCGCGCAGTTCCGGGGTCAGCGCCGGGCCGAAGTCGTCGGCGGTGAAGACCTGACGAACCTCGAGCTCAGCTCCCTCGCCGAACGGAGCGCGCTTGATCCACTCGATGACCTCGTCACGGGACTTCACTTCCCAGATCCAGTAGCCCGCGACGAGTTCCTTCGCCTCGGCGAACGGCCCATCGGTGATACTCGGCTTCCCCGCTGGGAACTCGACCCGAAACCCCTTGGAGCTCGGGTGCAGCCCCTCGCCGGCCAGCATCACTCCGGCGTTGACCAGCTCCTCGTTGTACTTGCCCATCTCGGTGAGGAGTTCCTCGGTCGGCATCACGCCGGCTTCGCTCTCGGCGTTTCCCTTGACCAGCACCATGAATCGCATCCCGATGTCTCCTTCGCTCGTATCCCTCGAGCAGGGCCCGGCCAGTCCGGCCGAGAATGAACCCTGCTTCAACAACGCGTCGTTCGGTTGAGACCGGAATCGACAGCTCGCTAAAAATTCTTTGCCGACGGTAACCCAGGCGAAAGACACGGCATTTGACCGATATGAATAGACGGTTTGTTAGACACGGGGGCGGACTTCAGAGGTCTTTCCTGAGTTTGCTTGACTTCGAGTACCACACAAGCTAAATTTCGCTTATCGGTACCGCGAGTTACAGCTAGAGGTAAGAGCGCGCGGGGATGGTGGCAACATCCTTC contains:
- a CDS encoding RNA polymerase sigma factor, whose translation is MTSGATHGAIEAVWRIESPRLIGGLARMTGDVGLAEDLAQDALVAALEPWPSDGVPNNPGAWLMTTAKRRGIDTFRRNERLGRKQAELAHQLETSIQPGLDAGFDDEVADRLDDELDDDLLRLIFTCCHPVLAATARVALTLRVLGGLSTEEIARAFLLSEATVAQRIVRAKRTLAKAEVPFEVPSPSERPERLASVLEVIYLIFNEGYSATAGDDWMRPTLCAEALRLGRILAGLAPAESEVHGLVALMEIQASRTAARTAEDGTPILLLEQNRRLWDQLLIRRGFAAIARAQALGRGAGPYLLQAELAACHARAHRAEETDWLRIVTLYEQLGALTPSPVVELNRAVAVGMSGDPGHALQIVDQLVATAGLNGYHLLPSVRGDLLARLGRFEEAGQAFSLAATQTRNTREQAMLRERAASCAARSGSGQ
- a CDS encoding YciI family protein, whose product is MRFMVLVKGNAESEAGVMPTEELLTEMGKYNEELVNAGVMLAGEGLHPSSKGFRVEFPAGKPSITDGPFAEAKELVAGYWIWEVKSRDEVIEWIKRAPFGEGAELEVRQVFTADDFGPALTPELREQEEQLRQRSAANSS